In Ictalurus furcatus strain D&B chromosome 23, Billie_1.0, whole genome shotgun sequence, a single window of DNA contains:
- the LOC128599739 gene encoding free fatty acid receptor 2-like, with protein sequence MLWTRELSYSVLVVDSITLITGLPANLLALYTFIRKVKQRATPLDVLLLSLTTSDLLFLLFLPLRIKEAANMKWTLSPFLCPLSGFIYFSTIHNSTLLLTAISVERYLGVAFPIKYKLKRNPRYAVIASVMFWVLSMGHCSIVYIVEYHKHSNNTLKDLSNRSSCYKEFTKEQLDLLLPVRFELFIVLFCIPFLICCFCYINFIIILSRLPNFNPQKRSRAIGLALVTLLVFIICFIPFNVSHVVGFVGWYSPPWRVYTVLPSTFNACLDPFIFYFSSSAVRETFHDIIQRFLNWLNRSFGQKCNCLQLGRSTAYEERTQSSNDTI encoded by the coding sequence ATGTTGTGGACAAGAGAGCTTAGCTATTCTGTCCTGGTTGTCGACAGCATCACCCTGATCACTGGTCTTCCTGCCAACCTGCTGGCTCTCTACACGTTTATCCGAAAGGTGAAACAGCGTGCTACGCCTCTAGACGTGCTCTTGCTCAGCCTTACCACATCTGACCTTCTCTTCCTCTTGTTCCTCCCGTTGCGTATAAAAGAGGCGGCCAACATGAAATGGACTCTGAGCCCCTTCCTTTGTCCACTCTCGGGATTCATCTACTTCAGCACCATCCACAACAGCACCTTGCTTTTAACGGCTATCAGTGTGGAGCGCTATCTAGGAGTAGCCTTCCCCATCAAATACAAACTGAAGCGAAATCCTCGATATGCCGTGATCGCCAGTGTCATGTTCTGGGTGCTTTCCATGGGCCATTGCAGTATAGTATACATTGTGGAGtaccataaacacagcaataacaCCCTCAAAGATCTGTCCAACAGGTCCTCCTGCTACAAAGAGTTTACCAAGGAACAGCTGGATCTGCTCTTACCTGTCCGTTTTGAGCTGTTCATTGTCCTGTTctgcattccttttctaatcTGTTGCTTCTGCTACATCAACTTCATCATTATCCTCTCTCGCTTACCTAACTTCAACCCTCAGAAACGCTCCAGGGCCATTGGGCTTGCTCTAGTCACCCTCCTGGTTTTCATCATCTGCTTTATACCGTTCAATGTGTCCCATGTGGTGGGTTTTGTTGGATGGTACAGTCCACCCTGGAGAGTCTACACAGTATTACCCAGCACCTTCAATGCCTGCTTGGATCCCtttatcttttatttctcttcatcagcAGTTCGGGAGACCTTCCACGACATAATTCAACGGTTCCTCAATTGGCTAAACCGTTCCTTTGGTCAGAAATGCAACTGTCTGCAATTAGGCCGCTCTACTGCTTATGAGGAGAGAACACAGAGTTCCAATGATACGATATAG